One part of the Pieris napi chromosome 4, ilPieNapi1.2, whole genome shotgun sequence genome encodes these proteins:
- the LOC125048593 gene encoding zinc finger homeobox protein 3 isoform X2 — protein MPTPLQPGGPASGPPSERKRRRKRDDPQSSAALEPDDDDDGTMSPEEDPRAAPAAPAAPTPVPSSAPAPTSPPAAPDAVDLTSRRDSPPLSSDVEHFDGKIVYNPDGSAYIIEDSELSEGETSLSDLPKIEPGCIVDSRDSNIERQLEFPQIASAFYVSRNPSLYGALYGRLAVERARARPDAPVMHSYRVFSFRGKETPRPQSPTPECVSVPVKPILMCFICKLSFGYAKSFVAHAQSDHSLSLLDSERDALSRENASAIIQCVGKDKESLVSFLEPVGAAAPQRASISGSPANMSELSSPSVEKRLDLMTPDRDNESMLPNGSCDDRRPSPPAWRPPRSLAESLLPQHSLISVAHPHAINASVQPRVSPNSSPPFQAAPPAFLSGTTIGVCPDHLGGRPSGADCPKCELILNSGRLGGPLAGMHSRNSCKTLKCPKCNWHYKYQETLEIHMKEKHPEAETSCIYCIAGQPHPRLARGETYTCGYKPYRCEVCNYSTTTKGNLSIHMQSDKHLNNMQELQNGGNPGEGNLPPSQHTPPGVHKPPLPHHSPLGQKPKPTFRCDVCNYETNVARNLRIHMTSEKHTHNMLVLQQNVKHMQTLSALHHRQQSQQQLESLLHFHGGEAPPPNPEAALADMAYNQALMIQLMTGGPGPSPPELGAHLDVGLNPDAMEPPPEPADPEPERTFHCCICNCFSTDSLEALGHHLAQDRTKIREQEILALVAGHYVCKLCTYKTNLKANFQLHCKTDKHLQRLQHVNHVKEGGPRNEWKLKFCGGVGTGAAGVGGVQVRCCACDYYTNSAHKLQLHAAGARHEAAALLLRHLRDCSSRLPRDRSRVYRCALCGFGAPHRLPLLQHVRSVKHLQMEQIHQLQRRSEGKDPTPDVAELFQVIPQPSELPSPFDQQENDNKEPIDQKPELTQEQKMLRFLEQHQQQQQQQQQQQQVPQQSLPQVSTEKEEEDISPSHTCPYCNFSCDSENKLHMHVNSMHADSARHFICPLCQDAFKDRPALERHVMQIHSVNSEGLQRLLLLVDQSHWLNGANQSQREDSRQGDEEREREISSPRSEGSVDGETERCSTCNRTFRNVDELCHHQNESGHLELKQTPQGPGYVCWKKGCNRYFEAAHALQNHFKEAHARNSIANMSVSEKHVYKYRCNQCSLAFKTVEKLQLHSQYHLIRDATKCVLCGRSFRSILALQKHVETSHSELSEDELTALKRSLASNPLLQSNQGTALDHTTAELLRKEALRTPDDELGEMEDRDSSATVADESGHNDAENSDDSIIYKDQQFLEDYLNSQAMAEDSYNDPNRKYKCHRCKVAFTRQSYLTAHNKTLLHRKGEKLTYPMEKYLDPNRPFKCDVCKESFTQKNILLVHYNSVSHLHKLKRAMQEQQNNNNPPVSPGAGTAPSNLTLTPKSTSSEEDDRKRYKCNICKVAYTQGSTLDIHMRSVLHQTRAGKLQELAAAGHVDLTRPLVEQPDRNDPAKILQDVLSPKNTSPSSTSSGGPRSSPPVRPGSPRSPRAGSASCDRCHASFPTGELLDAHRITSCPFGDARAQSPLGDAEAAALDEMVAKGNPPKRNSQMYKQLLETFGFDLVMQYNENQRRKLQEEREMARVPSPPPPPPEEKPPDETKSTCQHCNKEFSSVFVLKTHCEEVHKDKVPLEFLEQFAEQFKSEYERKSGAPNSPRAGSPAPQGDRSPSPRGDNNGNYNENTNGSSEAQAGALLAAQVQEMQAALNMLQLQQQLGQLHPMVAQMLSLGLPLGLNMGALAAMNLQPPLVPLMMPPPPFDSMPFAQDAHMKQQQLIQQQQQANAAGQKRARTRITDDQLKILRSHFDINNSPSDEAIAKMAKQSGLATKVIKHWFRNTLFKERQRNKDSPYNFNNPPSTTLNLEEYEKTGEAKVTTLDSSASSDEGKPPPEKKAKTEENMIVAQPEVKCEPNEEPTMEEKYNSYDDRHQEDQSFIFPQIPSQSPALSTPDLHQNISRPQTPTHISLNSLIQSQLDSIPATSIPQPPHPSMLPPKINPNFTSPNSAPPNVLPLTPNRSLSPGRGPADFGLSGGNSNGSNSSGSSGKRANRTRFTDYQIKVLQEFFENNAYPKDDDLEYLSKLLGLSPRVIVVWFQNARQKARKVYENQPAADPPAGSMDDANRFQRTPGLNYQCKKCQLVFQRYYELIRHQKTHCFKEEDAKRSAQAQAAAAQVAATLSSEDSNSSTVEHHVPHVPVSPAPPRTPTPAAPNYPVSPAPPTPHTPVTPLSHNPRDDKDGNFQCDKCNLVFPRFDLWREHQMVHFMNPNLFPTYPPDSPFGILQQHAQLQQLNASLSNEEARHPLVAALNQQVKRKFDDFEETDTGEQPKDKRLRTTILPEQLDYLYQKYQIESNPSRKMLENIAREVGLKKRVVQVWFQNTRARERKGQFRAHAQVINKRCPFCPALFKVKSALESHLSTKHADQCARGEINVDALPDEELSTESTPSFGSQQSDRQQNFSQAGAPMLPPIFPPFHSDMEKFIKQYSEESMKRYVNELQVQAAAQQNGGSNEPSERRPEHGKSEIPLDLSKPVDLSRPGSDADERSDTASETMEFYEEDDSSSLDFHTGLPNQRPPGKRFRTQMSSVQVKIMKSLFCDYKTPTMAECEALGREIGLPKRVVQVWFQNARAKEKKARLAAGLSEVSDALPPEDCRVCDFKYSHKYSVQDHVFTRGHIAAVRARLENSAGAGDDGTLALMQMAARLESGLGNELHNAFLRPQLAGNV, from the exons ATGCCCACGCCGCTGCAGCCAGGCGGCCCCGCTAGCGGCCCGCCCTCGGAGCGCAAGCGGCGCCGCAAGCGCGACGATCCGCAAAGTTCTGCCGCTCTCGAACCGGACGACGACGACGACGGTACCATGAGTCCTGAGGAGGACCCACGGGCTGCGCCAGCAGCACCAGCTGCCCCTACGCCAGTGCCCTCTTCTGCCCCCGCGCCAACCTCGCCGCCCGCTGCCCCCGATGCCGTAGATCTCACCTCACGCCGTGACTCGCCACCACTATCCTCGGATGTAGAACATTTCGATGGAAAGATAGTCTACAACCCTGATGGCTCAGCCTATATCATCGAAGATTCTGAGCTGTCAGAGGGTGAAACTAGCCTCTCGGACTTGCCTAAAATAGAACCTGGTTGCATTGTTGATAGCAGAGATAGCAACATTGAAAGACAGCTTGAATTTCCACAAATAGCAAGCGCATTCTACGTATCAAGAAATCCTTCGCTATACGGCGCTCTATATGGAAGACTAGCTGTTGAAAGAGCGAGGGCGAGACCTGACGCACCTGTAATGCACAGTTATCGAGTGTTTAGTTTTCGTGGAAAAGAGACTCCGAGACCTCAGTCTCCAACCCCTGAGTGCGTAAGCGTACCAGTTAAACCTATTCtaatgtgttttatttgtaaacttAGCTTTGGATACGCGAAGTCGTTTGTGGCACATGCACAATCTGATCATAGTTTATCTTTACTAGACTCTGAAAGAGATGCGCTGTCAAGAGAAAATGCATCGGCTATCATTCAATGTGTTGGTAAAGATAAAGAATCACTAGTCTCATTCTTAGAACCAGTAGGTGCAGCTGCGCCACAACGTGCTTCCATCTCTGGCAGTCCTGCCAACATGTCAGAACTATCAAGTCCATCAGTGGAAAAAAGGCTTGATCTTATGACGCCAGATAGAGACAATGAGAGTATGTTACCGAATGGATCATGCGATGACAGGAGGCCGAGTCCACCTGCCTGGAGGCCACCTAGATCATTAGCGGAATCATTACTACCACAACATTCTTTAATATCAGTGGCTCATCCTCATGCCATCAACGCCTCGGTTCAGCCGAGAGTAAGTCCTAACTCTTCACCGCCATTCCAAGCGGCACCACCAGCATTCCTTTCTGGAACAACGATAGGAGTGTGCCCAGATCATTTAGGCGGGAGACCATCTGGTGCTGATTGTCCAAAATGTgagcttattttaaattcaggTAGACTAGGAGGACCGTTGGCTGGTATGCACAGTCGAAATTCGTGTAAAACCTTGAAGTGTCCAAAGTGTAATTGGCATTACAAATATCAAGAAACATTAGAAATTCACATGAAAGAAAAACACCCGGAAGCCGAAACCAGTTGCATTTACTGTATCGCTGGTCAACCTCATCCACGATTAGCTAGAGGAGAAACCTACACTTGTGGATATAAACCATATAGATGTGAAGTATGTAATTACTCAACAACGACTAAAGGAAACTTAAGCATTCATATGCAATCTGACAAGCATCTCAATAATATGCAAGAATTACAGAACGGTGGTAATCCAGGAGAAGGAAATTTACCACCTTCACAACATACACCACCTGGAGTACATAAGCCACCGTTACCACATCATTCACCTTTAGGTCAAAAACCAAAGCCAACATTTAGATGTGACGTATGCAACTATGAGACAAACGTGGCCAGAAACTTAAGGATACACATGACCTCAGAGAAACATACTCATAACATGCTTGTTCTACAGCAAAATGTAAAACACATGCAAACATTATCAGCGTTGCATCATAGACAACAGAGTCAACAACAGCTTGAAAGCTTACTCCACTTTCATGGAGGAGAAGCGCCTCCTCCCAATCCTGAAGCTGCTTTGGCGGATATGGCCTACAACCAAGCCCTTATGATTCAGCTAATGACAGGTGGTCCAGGACCATCCCCACCTGAACTAGGCGCGCATTTAGATGTAGGCTTGAATCCAGATGCCATGGAGCCACCACCGGAACCAGCGGATCCCGAGCCAGAAAGAACTTTCCATTGCTGCATTTGCAACTGTTTCTCTACGGACTCGCTAGAGGCTCTCGGTCACCACTTGGCTCAGGACCGAACTAAAATTCGGGAGCAGGAGATACTTGCGCTGGTCGCCGGTCACTACGTTTGTAAACTGTGCActtacaaaactaatttaaaggCCAACTTCCAACTTCATTGCAAGACTGATAAGCATTTGCAAAGGCTACAACATGTAAACCACGTCAAAGAAGGAGGTCCACGAAATGAGTGGAAACTTAAATTTTGTGGTGGAGTTGGCACTGGGGCCGCTGGAGTGGGTGGCGTTCAAGTCAGATGCTGCGCGTGTGATTACTATACGAACTCCGCACATAAGCTCCAGCTGCACGCAGCCGGTGCTCGTCATGAAGCTGCTGCGCTATTGTTGAGACACCTTCGCGATTGTTCTTCTAGACTACCACGTGATCGTTCGAGAGTATATCGATGTGCACTGTGTGGTTTTGGGGCACCTCACCGCCTCCCTCTACTGCAACATGTTCGTTCAGTGAAGCATCTTCAGATGGAACAGATTCATCAACTCCAGCGCCGCTCTGAGGGGAAAGACCCTACACCGGACGTTGCTGAACTTTTCCAAGTTATACCTCAGCCATCGGAACTACCTAGTCCATTCGATCAACAGGAAAATG ATAACAAGGAGCCTATTGACCAAAAACCTGAACTCACTCAGGAGCAAAAGATGTTGCGATTTTTGGAGCAACACCAACAGCAACAGcagcaacaacaacaacagcaGCAAGTCCCTCAACAATCCTTACCTCAAGTATCGActgaaaaagaagaagaagacaTTTCACCATCGCACACGTGCCCATACTGTAATTTCAGCTGTGATAGCGAAAACAAGCTTCACATGCACGTCAACTCAATGCATGCTGACTCAGCAAGACACTTCATTTGTCCTTTGTGCCAAGATGCATTCAAGGATCGGCCAGCTCTCGAACGCCATGTGATGCAAATACATTCTGTAAACTCAGAAGGTTTACAGCGGCTATTACTTTTAGTTGATCAAAGCCACTGGCTGAACGGAGCTAATCAATCTCAACGTGAAGATTCCAGGCAAGGTGATGAAGAACGTGAGAGAGAGATATCTTCACCACGCTCTGAAGGTAGCGTAGATGGTGAAACGGAAAGGTGTTCTACTTGCAACAGAACATTCCGAAACGTAGATGAACTTTGCCATCATCAAAATGAGTCTGGACATCTGGAATTGAAACAAACACCCCAAGGACCTGGTTATGTCTGTTGGAAAAAAGGTTGTAACCGTTATTTTGAGGCAGCTCATGCTCTACAAAACCACTTCAAAGAAGCGCATGCTCGCAACTCGATCGCTAATATGTCAGTATCAGAAAAACATGTTTACAAATATCGTTGCAATCAATGTAGTCTTGCATTCAAAACAGTCGAAAAACTCCAACTTCATTCACAATATCATCTTATTCGCGACGCTACTAAATGTGTTCTATGCGGACGGAGCTTTAGATCAATATTAGCTCTACAAAAGCACGTGGAAACGTCTCATTCTGAATTATCGGAGGATGAACTCACTGCTTTGAAACGTAGCTTGGCCTCTAATCCCTTACTGCAATCAAACCAAGGAACTGCATTAGATCACACTACAGCAGAATTATTGCGCAAAGAGGCCCTAAGAACACCAGATGATGAATTAGGGGAGATGGAAGATAGAGACTCCAGTGCCACTGTTGCTGACGAGTCAGGCCATAATGATGCTGAAAATTCTGATgactccattatttataaagatcaACAATTCTTAGAAGATTATTTGAATTCTCAGGCTATGGCAGAAGATTCTTATAACGATccaaatagaaaatataagtGCCATCGTTGCAAAGTTGCATTTACAAGGCAATCCTATCTTACAGCGCACAATAAGACGCTTCTTCACAGAAAAGGTGAAAAGTTAACTTATCCTATGGAAAAGTATCTCGACCCAAACCGACCATTTAAGTGCGATGTATGTAAAGAGTCATTCACGcagaagaatattttattggtcCATTACAACAGCGTCAgtcatttacataaattaaaacgaGCCATGCAAgaacaacaaaataataataatcctcCGGTTTCACCAGGCGCTGGAACTGCACCATCTAATTTGACTCTGACACCTAAAAGTACATCGAGTGAAGAGGATGATCGCAAAAGATACAAATGCAATATATGCAAAGTAGCTTATACGCAAGGCAGCACGTTAGACATTCATATGCGATCAGTTTTGCATCAAACACGTGCCGGCAAGTTGCAAGAGTTAGCCGCGGCGGGCCACGTTGACTTGACACGGCCTTTAGTAGAGCAGCCGGATAGAAACGACCCCGCTAAAATTTTACAAGACGTGTTGTCGCCAAAAAATACATCCCCTTCGTCTACTAGCAGCGGGGGGCCGCGCTCTTCACCCCCCGTGCGCCCAGGTAGCCCGCGATCCCCTCGCGCAGGTAGCGCCTCGTGCGACCGCTGCCACGCGTCATTCCCAACTGGGGAGCTACTCGACGCACATCGCATTACTTCATGTCCTTTTGGCGATGCGCGGGCGCAATCGCCACTCGGTGACGCAGAAGCCGCGGCTTTAGACGAGATGGTAGCTAAGGGCAATCCGCCCAAACGAAACTCCCAAATGTATAAACAACTTCTCGAGACATTCGGCTTCGATCTCGTCATGCAATACAATGAAAATCAGCGCCGAAAACTGCAAGAGGAACGTGAAATGGCGCGAGTTCCGAGCCCTCCACCGCCGCCCCCCGAGGAGAAACCTCCGGATGAAACAAAATCTACCTGCCAACACTGTAACAAGGAGTTTTCTAGTGTATTCGTTTTAAAGACTCATTGTGAGGAAGTGCATAAAGATAAAGTTCCTCTGGAATTTTTAGAACAATTTGCGGAGCAATTCAAATCCGAGTATGAAAGAAAATCTGGTGCTCCGAATTCCCCTCGTGCTGGTTCACCCGCGCCACAGGGCGACCGCTCGCCTTCACCACGGGGTGATAACAACGGAAATTACAATGAAAACACGAATGGTTCTAGTGAAGCTCAAGCGGGTGCGTTGCTTGCAGCACAAGTGCAAGAGATGCAGGCGGCCCTGAACATGCTTCAGCTGCAGCAACAACTAGGACAATTGCATCCTATGGTAGCTCAGATGCTATCTCTGGGATTACCTCTTGGGTTAAACATGGGTGCATTAGCAGCTATGAACCTTCAGCCACCCCTGGTGCCGCTGATGATGCCACCTCCGCCTTTTGATTCGATGCCTTTCGCTCAAGACGCCCACATGAAACAGCAGCAACTTATTCAGCAACAACAACAG GCTAATGCTGCTGGGCAAAAAAGAGCTCGAACACGTATTACTGATGATCAATTGAAGATTTTACGATCGCACTTTGATATTAATAACTCGCCAAGTGATGAAGCTATTGCTAAAATGGCCAAACAATCCGGCCTCGCTACAAAGGTCATAAAGCATTGGTTCCGAAACACACTATTTAAGGAACGTCAACGTAACAAAGATTCAccttataattttaacaatccACCGTCGACTACACTAAATCTTGAAGAATATGAAAAAACTGGTGAAGCGAAAGTGACTACTTTGGATTCATCGGCAAGCTCAGATGAAGGAAAACCACCACCAgaaaaaaaagcaaaaactGAAGAAAATATGATTGTCGCTCAACCAGAGGTGAAATGTGAACCAAATGAAGAGCCCACAATGGAGGAAAAATACAATTCATATGATGACCGACACCAAGAAGatcaaagttttatatttcctCAAATTCCATCCCAAAGTCCGGCTCTAAGTACACCTGACTTGCACCAAAACATATCTCGGCCTCAGACGCCGACACATATATCTTTAAATTCCTTAATACAGTCTCAACTGGATTCAATACCAGCTACTAGTATACCACAACCACCACACCCGTCAATGCTTCCACCTAAAATTAATCCTAATTTCACGTCCCCAAACTCCGCGCCCCCGAACGTCCTACCTTTGACCCCAAATCGCAGCCTCAGTCCTGGCAGGGGACCGGCCGATTTCGGACTTTCCGGGGGCAACTCGAACGGATCCAACAGCTCGGGGTCTTCTGGCAAACGCGCCAACAGAACTAGATTtacagactatcaaataaaagtattacaagagttttttgaaaataatgctTACCCAAAAGATGACGATCTAGAATACCTTTCTAAACTATTAGGTCTTAGCCCAAGAGTTATAGTAGTATGGTTTCAAAACGCTCGGCAGAAAGCTAGAAAAGTATACGAAAACCAACCAGCCGCAGATCCACCTGCGGGATCCATGGATGATGCTAACAGATTTCAACGCACACCAGGTCTCAACTACCAATGCAAAAAATGTCAACTCGTATTTCAAAGATACTATGAATTAATTCGACACCAGAAGACTCATTGTTTTAAGGAGGAGGATGCGAAACGATCTGCGCAGGCACAAGCGGCAGCTGCGCAGGTTGCTGCAACACTAAGCAGCGAAGACTCAAATTCAAGCACCGTAGAACACCACGTTCCGCATGTGCCAGTTTCACCGGCACCACCTCGTACTCCAACGCCTGCTGCGCCCAACTACCCAGTTTCACCAGCTCCCCCAACACCTCATACGCCTGTCACGCCTCTCTCACACAACCCTAGAGATGATAAAGATGGTAATTTTCAATGTGATAAATGCAACCTAGTCTTCCCGCGATTTGACTTATGGCGAGAGCATCAGATGGTTCATTTTATGAATCCAAACTTATTTCCCACATACCCACCTGACTCTCCTTTTGGAATTTTACAACAACATGCTCAACTTCAACAATTAAATGCGTCCTTATCAAATGAAGAGGCTCGTCACCCTTTAGTGGCTGCACTTAATCAGCAAGTTAAAAGAAAGTTTGACGATTTTGAAGAAACAGACACTGGTGAACAGCCGAAGGATAAGCGACTAAGAACAACTATTCTGCCAGAGCAATTAGATTACTTGTATCAAAAGTATCAAATAGAATCaaatccttcaagaaaaatgCTCGAGAATATTGCCCGAGAagttggtttaaaaaaaagagttgttCAAGTTTGGTTCCAAAATACAAGAGCTCGTGAAAGAAAAGGACAATTTCGTGCTCATGCGcaagttattaataaacgaTGTCCATTTTGTCCCGCTCTATTCAAAGTGAAGAGTGCGCTCGAAAGTCATTTAAGTACAAAACATGCTGATCAGTGTGCAAGAGGGGAAATAAATGTAGATGCATTACCAGATGAAGAGTTAAGTACGGAATCAACTCCAAGTTTTGGATCACAACAAAGTGACAGGCAGCAAAATTTTTCCCAAGCGGGGGCTCCCATGTTGCCCCCTATTTTTCCGCCGTTTCACTCAGACATGGAGAAATTTATCAAACAGTATAGTGAAGAGTCAATGAAGAGATATGTAAATGAACTCCAGGTTCAGGCTGCCGCTCAACAAAATGGTGGTAGCAATGAACCATCTGAGAGACGCCCTGAACATGGAAAATCGGAAATCCCTTTAGATCTCAGCAAACCTGTAGATTTATCACGACCAGGATCCGACGCAGATGAAAGATCAGATACAGCATCTGAAACAATGGAATTCTATGAGGAAGACGACTCGTCTTCACTTGACTTTCACACGGGTCTACCAAATCAAAGGCCACCTGGCAAACGATTTCGAACACAAATGTCTTCTGTTCAAGTGAAGATCATGAAGTCTCTGTTTTGTGACTATAAAACGCCCACCATGGCAGAATGCGAAGCACTCGGGCGTGAAATTGGATTACCGAAACGTGTAGTCCAAGTTTGGTTCCAAAATGCTCGTGCCAAAGAGAAGAAAGCGAGGCTCGCAGCTGGTTTATCAGAGGTGTCAGACGCACTACCACCGGAAGATTGTCGCGTCTGCGACTTTAAATACAGCCACAAGTACTCGGTGCAAGATCATGTGTTTACGCGGGGGCACATCGCCGCCGTGCGCGCCCGCCTCGAGAACAGCGCTGGCGCAGGTGACGATGGCACACTAGCGTTGATGCAAATGGCGGCACGATTGGAGAGCGGTCTTGGCAACGAGCTCCACAACGCCTTCCTCCGCCCTCAGCTTGCCGGCAACG